The nucleotide window CGCGGGCGCTCCAGGCTTCCTGGCGGGTAATCGCTTTGGCATCACTGAGCGATGAAGGATAATGGGTGTTAATCTGCGAAGCAATCCGGTCTTTCAGCGGCGTGATAATATTGCCGCGGTTGGTGTAATCTTCGGGATTGGCGGTGAAGACCAGAAGCATATCGAGCGGAATCCGGATAGGAAATCCGCGAATCTGCAGGTCGTTCTCTTCCAGAATATTGAGCAGCGATACCTGAATGCGGGGCTGCAGGTCGGGAAGTTCATTGATGGCAAAAATGCCGCGGTTGGTGCGGGGGATAATACCCCAGTGAATCACTTCCTCATCGGAAAGGTCGAGTTTCTCCCGCACCGCTTTAATCGGGTCGATATCGCCTATTAAATCCGCCACCGAAACATCGGGGGTGGCGAGTTTTTCGTTGTAGCGCTGGTCGCGGTGAAGCCATTCGATTTCCAGACGGTCACCGGCTTCTTCGGCCAGTATCTTGTAACGGGAGGAGATAGGAGCGAAGGGATTTTCGTTCAGTTTGCTGCCTTTGATGACCGGGATATGCTCATCCAGCAGGTCCACCAGCTGTCTTAAGATTTTTGTTTTGGCCTGTCCCCGCAAGCCGAGAAGAATGAAATCATGGCGCGAAAGGATGGCGTTTTCCAGTTGCGGCAGGACGGTTCGGTCATAGCCGACAATCCCCGGAAACCGCTTCTTCCCCGCTTTGATTTGCTCCAGCAGATTCCTGCGGAGTTCATCTTTGGTTAATAAATTCTTATATCCTGACTTTTTAAGTTCACCCAGAGTTTTCGCCAATTTCATATACACCTTTCGTAATTTCTTCATTTTATACGCATCAGGTTAAACAAAGAACAAGAAGCGATAGTTCAGGGGCAAACCGGCAATCAATAGCGTTAATCCGCCGGGGGCTAAAAGTCTCCGAAGTCGGAAAGAGGCGCTGTTACCTTATGCCGTGCAGCGGGATAGTGACCGCCGCTCGGGAAACCTTAAAACGAAACTTTTTTTCAATCAAAGCCGCTTCGTTGCGTATAATTTCCTGCCAATTGTAAATTTCCAATTATAGACTTAGAGGGTCTACAATGAACGTTAATATAAGCAGCAAAGCCAAACAGGAACTTCTCAATATCAAGGTCGGCGGCGACCGTTTCTTGC belongs to Candidatus Zixiibacteriota bacterium and includes:
- a CDS encoding AAA family ATPase is translated as MKKLRKVYMKLAKTLGELKKSGYKNLLTKDELRRNLLEQIKAGKKRFPGIVGYDRTVLPQLENAILSRHDFILLGLRGQAKTKILRQLVDLLDEHIPVIKGSKLNENPFAPISSRYKILAEEAGDRLEIEWLHRDQRYNEKLATPDVSVADLIGDIDPIKAVREKLDLSDEEVIHWGIIPRTNRGIFAINELPDLQPRIQVSLLNILEENDLQIRGFPIRIPLDMLLVFTANPEDYTNRGNIITPLKDRIASQINTHYPSSLSDAKAITRQEAWSARGSDIAIPELVRDIIERISFAARRSEYVDQSSGVSARLSISAYENLISNIERRAALNKENDHFPRICDLYSVIASIVGKVELVYEGELEGPSILAVNLIGEAVKETFDEYFPAPRKEKSHPDSRPEENIYEAVIDYFSTGKKLELSDEMPYTEYKKQLSQIAGLKQIAESYYPAKDSRETFLAMELILEGLHRSNIIAKESPDNKFIYADMIENILRN